A single Thermosynechococcus vestitus BP-1 DNA region contains:
- the murQ gene encoding N-acetylmuramic acid 6-phosphate etherase, with protein sequence MTNLQELPSRGHLLTEQINPASQNLDQLTPLELVDLFNQEDAHTLRAIAQAREALAQTISATAARLRQGGRLFYIGAGTSGRLGVLDAAECPPTFCTPPHLVQGILAGGDAALVRSSEGLEDRYEDGAAVVGDRQITAQDVVIGISAGGTTPYVHGALDAAQGVGALTVFMACVPVEQVQRSADIDIRLLVGPELLAGSTRLKAGTATKMALNIISTGVMVQLGKVYGNRMVDVAVSNRKLLDRALRILTDVTGMDRAAAAALLERSGYQVKRALLMHWTGLDAPAAQALLDQQNGQLHAARSAALDP encoded by the coding sequence ATGACCAATCTCCAAGAGCTCCCTAGTCGTGGCCATCTCTTGACAGAGCAGATCAATCCCGCCAGTCAAAACCTCGATCAGCTCACCCCCTTGGAACTGGTTGATCTTTTTAATCAGGAAGATGCCCATACCCTGCGGGCGATCGCCCAAGCCCGCGAGGCTTTAGCCCAAACCATTAGTGCCACAGCAGCCCGCCTCCGCCAAGGGGGACGGCTTTTTTACATTGGTGCCGGCACTAGTGGTCGTTTGGGGGTTTTGGATGCTGCGGAATGTCCACCCACGTTTTGTACACCGCCCCATTTGGTTCAGGGTATTCTCGCTGGCGGTGACGCAGCCCTGGTGCGCAGTTCCGAAGGGCTAGAGGATCGCTACGAAGACGGCGCAGCGGTGGTGGGCGATCGCCAGATCACGGCCCAAGATGTGGTCATTGGCATTAGTGCTGGCGGCACGACTCCCTATGTCCATGGGGCACTGGATGCTGCCCAAGGGGTGGGGGCCCTGACTGTGTTTATGGCCTGCGTTCCCGTGGAGCAAGTGCAGCGCAGTGCTGACATTGATATTCGCCTGTTAGTGGGGCCTGAACTTCTTGCTGGATCCACCCGCTTGAAGGCGGGTACCGCAACAAAAATGGCACTGAATATTATTTCCACAGGGGTGATGGTGCAGTTGGGCAAAGTCTATGGCAACCGTATGGTGGATGTGGCCGTCAGCAATCGTAAACTCCTGGATCGTGCCCTGCGGATTCTCACGGATGTCACAGGAATGGATCGCGCAGCGGCCGCGGCGCTTCTCGAGCGCAGTGGCTACCAAGTGAAGCGTGCCCTGCTCATGCACTGGACAGGCCTGGATGCCCCTGCTGCTCAAGCCCTACTGGATCAACAGAATGGCCAACTGCACGCGGCCAGAAGTGCTGCCCTTGACCCCTAG
- a CDS encoding YSIRK-type signal peptide-containing protein (The YSIRK form of extended signal peptide directs nascent proteins to the cross-wall site, while signal peptides lacking YSIRK direct proteins instead to the cell pole. A large fraction of YSIRK proteins are surface proteins anchored by sortase-mediated processing of a C-terminal LPXTG motif.) — translation MGSILAVRWAALRFTVGAASVSVGMQALLAAWGTAR, via the coding sequence ATGGGCTCTATTTTAGCTGTTAGGTGGGCAGCCCTGCGCTTTACCGTTGGCGCAGCCTCGGTGAGTGTTGGGATGCAAGCCCTGCTTGCTGCCTGGGGTACCGCTCGCTAG
- a CDS encoding o-succinylbenzoate synthase — protein MRWQWRIYEEPLQEPLTTAQGVWRSRSGIYLRLEDEQGQVGYGEIAPLPGWGSETLNADIALCQQLPGHLTPEIMATIPEALPAAQFGFATAWQSVGRLPYRVRPWPICALLGSGQAALEQWQQSWQRGQTTFKWKVGVMSPEEEQAILKALLAALPPGAKLRLDANGSWDRATANRWFAWLDRHGNGKIEYVEQPLPPDQWQALLSLAQTVTTAIALDESVVSAAEVQRWVDRGWPGFFVIKTALFGDPDSLSLLLRRGLEPQRLVFSSALEGAIARTAIFHLLETWQPCHALGFGVDRWRSAPLLTTLTAYERLWERLDQ, from the coding sequence GTGCGCTGGCAATGGCGTATCTATGAGGAACCTCTTCAGGAACCCTTGACAACGGCACAGGGGGTCTGGCGATCGCGCTCAGGGATTTATCTGCGTCTCGAAGATGAACAGGGTCAAGTGGGCTACGGTGAAATTGCCCCCCTCCCCGGCTGGGGCAGCGAAACCCTCAATGCTGATATTGCCCTGTGTCAGCAACTCCCTGGCCACCTGACCCCAGAGATCATGGCCACAATTCCAGAGGCGTTACCTGCTGCCCAGTTTGGTTTTGCCACCGCCTGGCAGAGTGTGGGGCGATTGCCCTATAGGGTGCGTCCTTGGCCAATCTGCGCACTTTTAGGGAGTGGTCAGGCTGCCCTTGAGCAGTGGCAGCAGTCTTGGCAACGGGGACAAACGACCTTCAAGTGGAAAGTGGGTGTGATGTCTCCAGAGGAGGAACAGGCAATCCTCAAGGCGCTACTGGCTGCGCTGCCCCCAGGGGCCAAATTACGCCTTGATGCCAATGGCAGCTGGGATAGGGCAACGGCAAACCGCTGGTTCGCTTGGCTCGATCGCCATGGGAACGGCAAAATTGAGTATGTGGAGCAACCGCTACCCCCTGACCAATGGCAGGCTCTATTGAGCCTTGCCCAAACGGTGACAACAGCGATCGCCCTCGATGAAAGTGTGGTCAGTGCTGCGGAAGTGCAGCGTTGGGTCGATCGCGGCTGGCCAGGATTCTTTGTGATTAAGACGGCTCTCTTTGGTGATCCAGACAGCCTGAGTCTCTTGTTGCGGCGGGGTTTAGAACCGCAGCGGCTCGTCTTTTCCTCTGCCCTCGAAGGGGCGATCGCCCGCACGGCGATTTTTCATCTTTTGGAAACATGGCAACCCTGTCATGCCCTCGGCTTTGGCGTTGACCGCTGGCGATCGGCACCCCTACTGACTACCCTTACCGCCTACGAACGCCTCTGGGAACGCCTTGACCAATGA
- the tnpA gene encoding IS200/IS605-like element ISTel2 family transposase — protein MSSHLRKRRHSVTDLKIHLVCVTKYCRPVLSAEGLELIEKSFREVAKKMDFQILEFNGEEDHVHALIEYPPKLSLSQIVNALKGVSSRRYGKAALPKPHEESLWSPSYFAASVGGAPLEVLKEYMRNQKS, from the coding sequence ATGTCAAGTCATCTTCGTAAACGAAGGCACAGTGTTACGGACCTAAAGATTCATTTGGTATGCGTGACTAAGTATTGCCGGCCAGTCCTTAGCGCTGAGGGATTAGAGCTAATCGAGAAATCGTTTCGAGAAGTCGCCAAGAAGATGGATTTTCAGATTCTTGAATTTAACGGCGAAGAAGACCATGTCCATGCGCTAATCGAGTATCCTCCCAAACTTTCTCTTTCCCAGATTGTAAATGCGCTTAAAGGTGTATCTAGTCGTCGATATGGAAAAGCTGCACTACCAAAACCACATGAAGAATCACTTTGGAGCCCTAGTTATTTTGCGGCATCTGTTGGAGGAGCGCCGTTAGAGGTGCTTAAGGAATACATGAGAAATCAAAAGTCCTAA
- a CDS encoding RNA-guided endonuclease InsQ/TnpB family protein: MKAIYRYRFYPTDQQRQRLAQLFGCVRVVWNDALEICKKSDKLPKTSELQKLVITQAKKTPERQWLSDVSNVPLQQSVADLGVAYKNFFDSIKGRRKGKKVNPPRFKKKTERQSARFTTCGFSIKGEEVYLAKIGNIRPIWSRKLPSKPSSVTVIKDAANRYFLSFVVEIDPVDQPATNPSIGIDLGIKAFATLSTGEKIDGPDYSKLDKKIRRKQRKLARQVKGSKRREKTRLQIAKLHSRISDIRRDFLHKLSTRVVIESQVITLEDLNVSGMVKNRKLARAISLQGWREFRVLVEAKCKKLNREFIVIDRWEPTSRTCSTCGFKWGKVDLSVRSVVCINCGAEHDRDENAARNIEKVGIGHCHDYKWTQRESKTPSVASPSEASRIIAL, encoded by the coding sequence ATGAAAGCTATATATAGGTATCGTTTCTATCCCACAGACCAACAAAGACAACGCCTAGCTCAGTTGTTTGGGTGTGTCCGTGTGGTATGGAACGATGCACTGGAAATCTGCAAGAAATCTGATAAATTGCCAAAAACTAGTGAATTGCAAAAGCTAGTAATTACCCAAGCAAAGAAAACACCAGAGCGGCAATGGTTGTCTGATGTTTCTAATGTCCCGTTACAGCAGTCTGTTGCCGATTTAGGAGTTGCCTATAAAAACTTCTTCGATTCAATTAAAGGTCGGCGAAAAGGCAAAAAGGTCAACCCTCCTAGATTTAAAAAGAAGACAGAAAGACAATCCGCCAGATTTACTACCTGTGGATTTTCAATTAAAGGCGAAGAAGTTTATCTGGCGAAGATTGGTAACATCAGACCAATTTGGTCAAGAAAGCTTCCTTCTAAACCAAGCTCAGTTACGGTGATTAAAGATGCTGCAAATCGATATTTTCTCAGTTTTGTGGTCGAGATCGATCCAGTTGATCAACCTGCAACTAACCCTTCTATCGGCATTGATTTGGGAATTAAAGCGTTTGCTACTTTAAGTACAGGCGAAAAGATTGATGGCCCTGATTATTCGAAGCTAGACAAAAAGATCAGGCGAAAACAACGCAAACTTGCCCGTCAAGTTAAAGGAAGCAAACGACGCGAGAAAACAAGACTGCAAATCGCTAAGCTTCATAGTCGGATTTCAGATATTCGCAGGGATTTCTTGCATAAATTGTCTACCCGCGTGGTTATCGAGAGCCAAGTGATCACGCTGGAAGACTTGAATGTCTCTGGAATGGTGAAGAACCGCAAACTCGCTAGAGCAATTAGCTTGCAAGGTTGGCGAGAATTCAGGGTTTTAGTTGAGGCTAAGTGCAAAAAACTAAACCGTGAGTTTATTGTTATCGACCGATGGGAGCCAACCAGTCGGACTTGCTCAACATGCGGTTTTAAATGGGGCAAAGTCGATCTATCTGTCCGCTCTGTTGTATGCATAAACTGCGGCGCAGAGCACGATAGAGACGAAAATGCCGCAAGAAACATAGAGAAAGTCGGGATAGGGCATTGCCACGACTATAAATGGACGCAGAGGGAGAGTAAGACTCCTTCGGTAGCATCACCCAGTGAAGCGTCAAGAATCATCGCACTTTAG
- a CDS encoding nicotinate phosphoribosyltransferase encodes MSGLTLAATDYSLLTDLYELTMVSTYAGEDLAWTPASFELSVRRLPRGYTYLVAMGLAQVLEYLQQLRLTPQQIDYLRGLAVFERAPAAFWELLSQGEFRGDVWAVPEGTVVFAQEPLLRIDAPLWQGQWIETCLLNIVNYQTLVATRASRLRQLVGEEVDLLEFGTRRAFSPQASLWAARSALAAGFTATSNVLAAQQLGVVPVGTMAHSLVMAIATLKGTEQDAFTVFLRSYPEGALLVDTYDSLAAIATLADRQAAGEILVKAVRIDSGDLLSLSQKIRQLLPQAKIIASGDLDEGEIRRLQAAGAAIDAYGIGTKLVTGEPVNGVYKLVEINGQGVMKIASGKMTLPGRKQIYRRPSGDCLALASEEQVWGKPLLELVMKEGCPLYPPESLTTIRDRHRASLAELPETLLDVTQPVVYSPALDALIQQLRQHP; translated from the coding sequence ATGAGCGGTTTGACCTTGGCTGCCACCGATTACAGCTTGCTGACGGATCTCTACGAACTGACGATGGTGTCCACCTACGCCGGCGAAGATTTGGCTTGGACACCGGCCAGTTTTGAACTCAGTGTGCGGCGTCTGCCCCGAGGCTATACGTATCTGGTGGCAATGGGGTTGGCTCAGGTGCTGGAGTATTTGCAACAGCTACGGTTGACACCTCAGCAAATTGATTACCTCAGAGGTCTGGCGGTTTTTGAACGGGCACCGGCAGCATTTTGGGAGCTATTGAGCCAGGGTGAGTTCCGCGGCGATGTCTGGGCGGTTCCGGAAGGAACAGTGGTCTTTGCCCAGGAACCCCTGCTGCGCATTGATGCCCCCCTTTGGCAAGGCCAGTGGATAGAAACTTGTCTGCTCAATATCGTCAACTACCAAACCCTTGTGGCCACCCGTGCTTCCCGGCTGCGACAGTTGGTGGGGGAAGAGGTGGATCTCCTGGAATTTGGCACGCGGCGCGCCTTCAGTCCCCAAGCCTCCCTGTGGGCAGCCCGCTCCGCCCTAGCGGCAGGATTTACAGCCACTTCCAATGTCCTCGCTGCACAGCAGTTGGGGGTGGTTCCCGTAGGCACCATGGCCCATTCCCTAGTCATGGCGATCGCGACCCTCAAGGGAACCGAACAGGACGCCTTTACGGTTTTCTTGCGCTCCTATCCCGAAGGGGCACTCTTGGTGGATACCTATGACAGCCTTGCCGCCATTGCCACCCTCGCCGATCGCCAAGCCGCTGGGGAGATTTTGGTCAAGGCAGTGCGCATTGATTCAGGGGATCTCTTGAGCCTCTCCCAGAAAATCCGTCAACTGTTGCCCCAAGCAAAAATCATTGCCAGTGGCGATCTCGATGAGGGGGAAATTCGCCGCCTGCAGGCAGCGGGTGCCGCAATTGATGCCTATGGCATCGGTACGAAGCTGGTTACGGGAGAACCGGTCAACGGTGTCTATAAACTGGTGGAGATCAATGGTCAGGGGGTGATGAAGATCGCCAGTGGCAAAATGACCCTACCCGGACGCAAGCAAATTTACCGCCGCCCCAGTGGGGATTGCCTTGCCCTTGCCAGCGAGGAACAGGTTTGGGGCAAACCGCTCCTTGAACTGGTTATGAAGGAAGGGTGCCCCCTTTATCCGCCGGAGTCATTGACAACCATTCGCGATCGCCACCGCGCCAGCCTTGCGGAATTGCCAGAGACTCTCTTGGATGTGACCCAGCCCGTGGTTTATTCCCCTGCCCTTGACGCCTTGATCCAACAGTTACGACAGCACCCATGA
- a CDS encoding nicotinate-nucleotide adenylyltransferase, translated as MTIALFGTSADPPTAAHGDILQWLSDRYDRVFVWAADNPFKGQQTPLPYRQAMVNLLVRSLNRPNVEHHPELSHPYTLYSVEQVKQRWPGELFTLVVGSDVLRKLPQWYQAEKLLGQVQLLVLQRPGVVIDPQDWQVVQRLCPHVELANYRGPAVSSTTYRQQRDAQQLPPAIAQYIQEQGLYSQP; from the coding sequence ATGACCATTGCCCTCTTTGGTACCAGTGCCGATCCACCAACCGCCGCCCACGGAGACATTCTCCAGTGGCTGAGCGATCGCTACGATCGCGTTTTCGTGTGGGCAGCCGATAACCCCTTCAAAGGGCAGCAAACCCCCTTGCCCTATCGCCAAGCAATGGTCAATCTATTGGTGCGCAGCCTCAACCGCCCCAATGTCGAGCATCACCCCGAACTCAGCCACCCCTACACCCTTTATTCCGTTGAACAGGTGAAGCAGCGGTGGCCAGGGGAACTCTTCACCCTTGTGGTGGGCAGTGATGTCCTTAGGAAGCTACCCCAGTGGTATCAGGCGGAAAAACTCCTTGGCCAGGTGCAGCTATTGGTCCTGCAGCGTCCTGGCGTTGTCATTGACCCTCAGGATTGGCAAGTGGTGCAGCGGCTGTGTCCCCACGTAGAACTGGCAAACTACCGCGGGCCAGCGGTTTCCTCGACAACCTATCGGCAACAGCGGGATGCCCAACAACTCCCGCCAGCGATCGCCCAGTATATTCAGGAGCAAGGACTTTACTCGCAGCCATGA
- a CDS encoding NUDIX hydrolase has protein sequence MTVSPLPLAEFVVRVDNVIFSVDTDQNRLLVLLVQRQQPPFIGYWSLPGTLVRQGESLEAAAYRTLAEKIRVSNLYLEQLYTFGESDRNPTYGKRYLSVSYFALVRFADAELIVPGELPVQWFALSACPDLAFDHSKILAYGHRRLCNKLEYSPVAFDVLPEYFTLNDLYQFYSTVLGANFSDYSNFRSRLLKLGILQDTHQKVIRGAGRPATLYRFDREAFAALKDKPLVFV, from the coding sequence ATGACGGTCTCCCCTTTGCCCCTGGCAGAATTTGTCGTTCGTGTGGACAACGTCATTTTCTCCGTGGATACGGATCAAAATCGCCTCCTGGTGCTACTGGTGCAGCGACAACAGCCTCCCTTTATCGGTTATTGGAGCCTTCCCGGCACCCTCGTGCGGCAGGGGGAATCCCTTGAAGCCGCTGCTTACCGCACCCTAGCGGAAAAAATTCGCGTCAGTAACCTGTATTTGGAGCAACTGTACACCTTTGGCGAATCGGACCGGAATCCCACCTATGGCAAACGCTATCTGTCTGTGAGTTACTTTGCCTTGGTGCGCTTTGCTGATGCCGAACTCATTGTTCCTGGGGAGTTGCCAGTGCAGTGGTTTGCCCTGAGTGCCTGTCCTGATCTGGCCTTTGATCACAGCAAAATTTTGGCCTATGGTCACCGCCGCCTCTGCAATAAGCTGGAGTATAGCCCTGTGGCCTTTGATGTGCTGCCGGAGTATTTCACCCTCAACGATCTCTATCAGTTCTACAGTACCGTCCTAGGGGCTAACTTTTCCGACTATTCTAACTTCCGCTCCCGGCTTCTGAAATTGGGCATCTTGCAAGATACGCACCAGAAAGTCATCCGCGGGGCGGGGCGACCGGCAACCCTCTACCGCTTCGATCGCGAGGCCTTTGCGGCCCTGAAGGATAAGCCCCTTGTTTTTGTTTAA